A window of Fibrobacter sp. genomic DNA:
AGGAAAGCGCGCCGTCGATGATGTTCAGCCAAAGCCTGTAATAGGGCTTCTCGATTTCTTGAGCGCGGAGCTGGTACAGGTTGACCCAGCCCATTATGAGGGCGATACCTACGAATGCGCATGCGGTTTTGTCCATGCCATTCCATATGAAGATTATAACGCATACGAAAACGAGTGCCCTGAGGACGCTCCAAACGCGCGACCTGAATCGAACATCGGATGTGTTTTCGGTCATTGGTTCTTCTCCAAAAGTTGCTTGGCGTGCTCACGCACGGTTTCAGAATTGTCTCCCAGCATACGGACCAGTTCTTCGATACGTCCGCTGTTGTCGAGGTCGGTGACAGACGTGTAGGTACGTCCTTCCACAACCTGCTTGCTTACCGACAGCTGGTTCTTTGCGCGGCTTGCGACCTGGTGCAGGTGGGTAATCGTGAGCACCTGGTGGTGCTTGCCCAGATTCTTGAGCGCTTCGCCGATGCTGTTGCCGATTTCGCCGCTGATGCCGGAATCGACTTCATCGAAAATGAGGAGCGGTACCTTGTCGAGTTCCGCCATGACGCTCTTGATGGCAAGGAGCACGCGGGAAAGTTCACCGCCGGATACCGCCTTCTGCAGGCTCTTCGCGCCTTCACCGGGGTTCGGCGCGAGCGTGAATTCAATCTTGTCGACACCGTTCGGCGTGAAATCCTGCGGCGCGATGCTCGTCTTGAAAACGGCCTTCGGCATCCCGAGGGTACGGAGTATCCCCTGTACGGCGCCGTCGAATCGGAGGGCGGCTTCGGTGCGCTTTTCGGTAAGGCGCTTTGCGGCCTGGTCCATCGCGGCCTTGTGCTTTTCCATCTGGCGGGAAAGTTCCTCGATGTCGGCGTCGAGATTCTCGAGGCTCTCGAGTTCCTGCCTGCGCTGCTCCGTAAGCGCGATAAGGCCCGCGACATCGGTGCGGTACTTGCGCTTGAGTTTCTGGATGGCAGCGATGCGCGCGTTGGCGCGGTCGATCTCGGCGGGCGAGAGCGACTTCGCGGGCGAAAGCCGCAGCAAATCCTTGCAGATGCTTTCGAACGGGTCGGCGACTTCGGTAAGCGTGTTCAGCGTGTCTTCGTAGTGCGGGATGCGCGAGGCGAGCGTGCGCATCTTCGCCTGCAGAATCTGTACCTGATCCAGGAGCCCGTTGTCGCCACCGAGCAGTCCTTGAATATCGTTGATGCAGTGGCGTTCCGTTTCACCCTTGCTCGCTATGTTGACCTTCTCTTCGAGTTCTTCTTCTTCGCCTTCGCGGAGGGCGGCTTTCGAAAGTTCGTCGTACTGGAACTTGAGAAAGTCCTTCTGGGCGGCAAGTTCGGTGGCCTTGTTCTTGGTTCCCTCGATCTTGTCGAGAATGCTGTTCCAGGCGTTCCAGGATGCGGTATATTCCGCAAGGAGGCTGCCGTTGCCCGCATAGTCGTCGAGCATCTGGGCGTGCGTGCGCGTGTCGCGGAGCAGGATCTGTTCGCTCTGGCCGTGCATCTGTATCAGGTGCTCGCCCAGGTTTTGCAAGTCGGCGAGGTTCACGACGCTTCCGCCCACGCGGGTGCGTCCCTTGCCGTTTTCGAGGATTTCGCGGCGAATCACGAGCTCGTCATCGCTGTCGATGCCCATTTCATCGAGAATCTGCTTGACCTTCGGCTCGTTGCTTATGTCGAATATGCCCTCGATGACCGCCTTTTCTTCGCCGGTACGGACCATCGAAGCCTGCGCCTTGTCACCGCATACCATGCGGAGCGCCTTCAAGAGAACGGACTTGCCGGCACCGGTTTCGCCGGTAATGGCGGTAAAACCCTCGTGGAAGGGGACTTCTGCGTGCGAGATTAGCGCAAACGAATCTATGGAAAGCTGCTTTAACATGGTAAGAAAATTAGCAAATCCAAGTGTCAAAAATAGACACTTTACTTTTCGAATTCAATCACGCTCCTGTAAATCGGGCGGCCTTCCTTCCGGTACTTGCGTTCGAAACCGGTGGTGATGCCCTCGGTGGGCTCAGCCGTATTGCGGACAAGAACCTTGCAGGTGGGGAATGCGTCGAAGGTCTCGAGCGCAATCTCGTTGTATTCCTTGTGGTCGGTTCCCCAGTAGAATATGCGCTTGCCGGGCTTGAGGCAGCGGGCCACTTCGGTCAAAAAGTCGGGGCGCAGCAGGCGGTTCTTGTGGTGGCGTTCCTTGGGCCACGGGTCGGGGAAGTACATGTGGAAAGCGTCGACGGTGTTGCTCTTGACGCAGTCGCGCAAGAAGTAGAAAACGTCACCGCGGAGCATGGCGGCGTTGCCCTGGTCGATTACGCCGCGCTTGGTCATGCGCTCGACCGCAAATGCGGCCCAGGTGTAATCCCATTCGCTACCCATGATGAAGTAGTCGGGGTGCTTCTCGGCGTAGTCCGTCATGAAGTTGCCCTTGCCGCTGCCGATTTCCACTTCGATGTGCCCGTTCTCGTTAGGGAACATGTCTTTCCAGTTGAAGTCGAGCGTGTGCGGCTTGCCGTCTTCAGTCTTGATGGGCTTGCGGTCGCCGTTCGTGCGGAACACGTAGTGCCAGAGGCCCTTCTGTTCGGGGTCGGCCTTCAGGTCGCGGTAGAATTCCGGAATGACGACCTCTTTCGGGTCCTTCTCTTCGTTATCGTTCAAAATTTCGCTTTTTTCTTCTGTCATAAATTCTTCCAAATCGCGGCGTGTGATGTGGCACTCCACATTACACAAACGCCACTACCTTCTCTTTGAATTTTTCGGGGATGGCCTTCTTGAGGGATTCCTGGATGTACTTCTCGGAATACTTCATCGAGAAATGGCTCAGGATAATCTGTTCGCACTTGACTTCGTCCCCAAGTTCGTTCAGGGCGCGCACAATGTGGTCGAGGTGCGTGTGGCCCTTCTTGCGGCTCATGGCCTCGTCTTCGGGGGCGATGAACGTGCATTCGGTGACGAGCACCTTCGACTGGAAAATGCTCTTGTTCTCGAGCAGGCTTTCGCCGAGGCAGTCTCCCGTAAAACTCAGCAGCGGTTCGTAAACTTCACGCGTGATTTCCACGCCGGCCTGCCGGAGCTTTATGATTTCGTCGGCGCTCTTGCCGAGGAATTCGTCTTTCAGTTTCTTCTTGTGCAGAAGGACGGTGGCGCCCAGCGCGGGAACCGAATGCTTCACGCTGAACGGTTCGAGAACGAGATCCTTGCGGTACTGGAGCGCAATCCGTTCACCCGCCCTTACGGGTACGATTTCGGGGTACTGGAACTTGGCTTCGCTCACGCCCTCGAAAAGCGCTTCGGCTTTTATCCAGTGCCTTGCACCGTCGCAGATGGCTTCGGGTATGTAGTAGATGCTGTCGCGTTCCACTCCCATCATCTTGCGCAGGCTGTGGTGACGCATGAGGCAGCGGGCGTGGTCGCCGTGCGCATGCGTGAGGAACACGTGGTCGAGGGGTGTTGCCGAGAGCGGACATTCGCCCATATCGACGCAGAAGTTCAACTCGGGGAACTGCATGTAGGTCGCAAGCCCCGAAATAGAAAATCCTTGCACGCCGGAACAGGCCGCCTTGAGGTGAACCTGCTTGAGCGCATTGTGTATGTACTTGCTTTCTGTCGTCACGTTATTTACCGCGACAGAATCTAGAAAAAAAGCCGCCTGTTAGGCGGCTGCATTTTCGTTCGGCGCTAGCGTTAGCGGTTGTTTTCGTCCTTTGCCGATTGTATAATCGATTCGAAATCGGAACATTCCATGAGCTCGATGTTGGTACCCATGGCCTTGTTTCTCGTTCTGGCGTTGCCCTTCTTTTCGGGGACGCGGAAGCAGAAGTAGTACGTACCGCCGAGGTCGGTCGGGATACCCATCTTGAATACGCGGATTCTTTCCTTGGAACCCTTGTTGTAGTAGATCTCGTGGTAGTCGTAAGTGTTCTTGATTTTTTCAAGACGCTTTTCGTTGCTGAAAAGGAGCTCGTTCACGATGGGCCCTTCCAGGTCGATGGGGAGGGAATTCTGGAAGCGGAGTTCCAGTTTGCCGTTCGTCTTGACAATCGTCGTCTCGCTGGGCTTGATGAGGTAGCGCTGCTGCGGAATGTTCTTGTACGCCTTGTTGTGAGCCTTGCGGACACCGCACATTTCACGCATATCCGGGTTTTCGGCGAAGTCGATATCGCGGCAGATGGGGGGCAGGTTCGCGGGGACCTCGAAGTCGTCTCCATTGGAAGATCCGGCGCAGGCGGCGAACAAGGGCAAGGAGGCGAGAATGGTAGTCAGCTTGAGGGCGAATTGTATTGATTTCATGTTATAAATATAAATTATCTCCCCCTAAAAACATTTTTTTTCTGATTTTTATAAAAAAAAATTCGTTGAGGGGTGTTCAAGGATGTTCGTCCTCGACGGTTGTGATAACAAAAAATTACAAAACGGCTGGTTTTGGGAGGGGTCTTCCAATTTTTTTGGCGATAATGTCTTTACCTGACAAAATAAAATCCTATTTTTACTCCGTAAGGATTGGGTAAACGGTATAAGATGAATATTTACAGTTGGAACGTGAACGGAATCCGTTCTGCATTAAAGAAAGGATTTGGGGACTGGTTCAAGTCGACCGCTCCCGATATCCTTTGCTTGCAGGAAGTACGCGCCGAAGAAGAACAGGCCGATGACCTGCAGGTGCCGGACGGTTATTACACGTTCTGGAATTCGTGCAAGCGCAAGAAGGGCTACAGCGGTGTGGCCGTGTTTTCGCAGATAGAACCGGATGCCGTCAACTATGGTTTTGACATCGAGGAATTCGACGAGGAGGGCCGCGTGCTCCAGCTCGTGTTCCCCGACTGGGTCCTGAATTCAATCTATTTCCCGAACGGCGGCTCCGGCGACGACCGCCTGGACTACAAGCTGCGCTTCTACGATGCGTTCCTTGAGAATTCGATGCGCTGGGTCAAAGACGGCAAGCACGTGCTGACCGTGGGCGACTACAATACCTGCCACAAGGCGATTGACATCGCCCGTCCCGAAGAAAACGAGAACGTGAGCGGTTTCTTGCCGATTGAACGCGCCTGGATGGACAAGTACGTGGACAGCGGGTTCGTGGATACGTTCCGCACGCTGCATCCCGATACGCGTGAAGCCTATTCCTGGTGGAGCAACCGCGGCGGTGCCCGTGCCCGCAACGTGGGGTGGCGCCTGGACTACGCCTTCGTTGACCAGACCCTCATGCAGAACGTCGTGAGTTCCGAAATCCATCCGAACGTGATGGGATCGGACCATTGCCCGATCAGTATCGAGCTGGAACCTCCGTTTGCGCCACTGCCGATTAAACCCGCGGATGCGGATTAGGCGATAGCTCCAATATTTTGATAAAAAGCATGCGGTGCCC
This region includes:
- a CDS encoding tRNA (guanine-N7)-methyltransferase, yielding MTEEKSEILNDNEEKDPKEVVIPEFYRDLKADPEQKGLWHYVFRTNGDRKPIKTEDGKPHTLDFNWKDMFPNENGHIEVEIGSGKGNFMTDYAEKHPDYFIMGSEWDYTWAAFAVERMTKRGVIDQGNAAMLRGDVFYFLRDCVKSNTVDAFHMYFPDPWPKERHHKNRLLRPDFLTEVARCLKPGKRIFYWGTDHKEYNEIALETFDAFPTCKVLVRNTAEPTEGITTGFERKYRKEGRPIYRSVIEFEK
- the recN gene encoding DNA repair protein RecN, giving the protein MLKQLSIDSFALISHAEVPFHEGFTAITGETGAGKSVLLKALRMVCGDKAQASMVRTGEEKAVIEGIFDISNEPKVKQILDEMGIDSDDELVIRREILENGKGRTRVGGSVVNLADLQNLGEHLIQMHGQSEQILLRDTRTHAQMLDDYAGNGSLLAEYTASWNAWNSILDKIEGTKNKATELAAQKDFLKFQYDELSKAALREGEEEELEEKVNIASKGETERHCINDIQGLLGGDNGLLDQVQILQAKMRTLASRIPHYEDTLNTLTEVADPFESICKDLLRLSPAKSLSPAEIDRANARIAAIQKLKRKYRTDVAGLIALTEQRRQELESLENLDADIEELSRQMEKHKAAMDQAAKRLTEKRTEAALRFDGAVQGILRTLGMPKAVFKTSIAPQDFTPNGVDKIEFTLAPNPGEGAKSLQKAVSGGELSRVLLAIKSVMAELDKVPLLIFDEVDSGISGEIGNSIGEALKNLGKHHQVLTITHLHQVASRAKNQLSVSKQVVEGRTYTSVTDLDNSGRIEELVRMLGDNSETVREHAKQLLEKNQ
- a CDS encoding MBL fold metallo-hydrolase produces the protein MTTESKYIHNALKQVHLKAACSGVQGFSISGLATYMQFPELNFCVDMGECPLSATPLDHVFLTHAHGDHARCLMRHHSLRKMMGVERDSIYYIPEAICDGARHWIKAEALFEGVSEAKFQYPEIVPVRAGERIALQYRKDLVLEPFSVKHSVPALGATVLLHKKKLKDEFLGKSADEIIKLRQAGVEITREVYEPLLSFTGDCLGESLLENKSIFQSKVLVTECTFIAPEDEAMSRKKGHTHLDHIVRALNELGDEVKCEQIILSHFSMKYSEKYIQESLKKAIPEKFKEKVVAFV
- a CDS encoding exodeoxyribonuclease III, with the translated sequence MNIYSWNVNGIRSALKKGFGDWFKSTAPDILCLQEVRAEEEQADDLQVPDGYYTFWNSCKRKKGYSGVAVFSQIEPDAVNYGFDIEEFDEEGRVLQLVFPDWVLNSIYFPNGGSGDDRLDYKLRFYDAFLENSMRWVKDGKHVLTVGDYNTCHKAIDIARPEENENVSGFLPIERAWMDKYVDSGFVDTFRTLHPDTREAYSWWSNRGGARARNVGWRLDYAFVDQTLMQNVVSSEIHPNVMGSDHCPISIELEPPFAPLPIKPADAD